DNA sequence from the Pedobacter schmidteae genome:
ATGGTCTGGGTGCGAAATTCAATCCAATCTTTATACAGCGGTCCAATTCCTCCACTATTGGTAATGATATCATTATTGCTGTTTACTGTTTTTCCGCTATAGGTTTGAAAAGCAGAAATTGTAGCATCTCCAAATCCGTAATTTCCACCATACCAACGGCAATAGTCCAGACAAATACCTTTTAACTTTGGATACTTGGTTGCAATTTCAGCAATGATAGACAAGACAAAAGACTGGACTTCAGGCAGGCAAGGGTTCAACATCGCTGCATCTACACCGGTTTGATCGCGCATATCTGTAAGCACAGTTGGTGTCTGACTATTGGTCATCTCCATTTGGGTTTTGCCATTCCATTTGCTATCGTTGTAGATCAATCCTTCCCTGGTTTTGGTATAGCCGTAGCCCATCACCGATAGACTGGCAATCACCTTCATGTTCAGACGTTCGGCCTCTTCAATCCAAAAACCCAGATAATCCCAGTTGCGGTTTACAGTTTCATTATCCCATTTTGTAAGCTTCGGAAGGATGTCACTATTGTACAAGGCATAACCTATTCCTGGTTTTACGTCTACATACAATTCATTGAAACCGGTAGCCTTCATCTTTTCAATATAGGTGGTAATGTTGGCTTTGTCGGCAAAGCGACTAAAATTGGCATGGGCATCAATCCACATCTGAATGGGCTTATCGGCTACTGTAGTCCGGTCTATATCCAGTGGAATATTATGTATAATTACTTCCGGCTCCGTTTTACTTTTCGAGCAGGCAAAAATGGAGCAGGTAATGATAAGTAAGAAAAATATGCAGTGTTTCATCTGTTTTTTATGTTTTTATTTGATGTGTAGTTTTTTCAATGAGCTCAAAAGCCCGTTTTAGAATTCTCCTGAAGATGACCAGAGTTATTCAAAACAAGTCAGCTTATATGTTTTCAATCCAACGCGATCAAACCATATGGCAAGGTGTGCCTCTTTGGCAGCATCGTCATAATACCAGTCTACCCAGCCACCAAAGCTCCATGCGCGGTTAATAGGAACGGTAATGTTCAGGTTTTCGTGGGCGAGTGTTTGTAAGTCGGACGACAATACAGCTGCTGCATTCCAGAAAGACGTACCGCTGGTTACTGCAACATAAGTTTTGCCATTAATGGTTAAGGCTGATACCACCGGCGCCCGTCCGCCAACACGGGCTGTTGAAAATCCGGTCCCCACCCACCAGGTTTGCAATATATTTTGCCATAATCCCGGCATTACCGATAAGGTAGAGCCAGAAAATGATTTGGCATAAGCTTTAATTGAATTTGCTGCATTTGTAGTCCCTTCTGTATCGCCAACTATAAAACCTGGCTGATCGCTGGCATCGAGAGGAGTGATCATTTGAAAGCCACTACAGTCGCCACTCGAAATTCCGGTTGTTACCATAGAAGAACTTGTAGCCAACTG
Encoded proteins:
- a CDS encoding family 10 glycosylhydrolase, which gives rise to MKHCIFFLLIITCSIFACSKSKTEPEVIIHNIPLDIDRTTVADKPIQMWIDAHANFSRFADKANITTYIEKMKATGFNELYVDVKPGIGYALYNSDILPKLTKWDNETVNRNWDYLGFWIEEAERLNMKVIASLSVMGYGYTKTREGLIYNDSKWNGKTQMEMTNSQTPTVLTDMRDQTGVDAAMLNPCLPEVQSFVLSIIAEIATKYPKLKGICLDYCRWYGGNYGFGDATISAFQTYSGKTVNSNNDIITNSGGIGPLYKDWIEFRTQTITNLVTNIRSKIKSINPKMELHLWASADWSSRYSVGQNWASKKYVPASSTRYTDNYSKTGFADQLDVFSLGAYTEAVWASENPGSVWSVENFVTTYNNFTKGDCKVNGSFASYAYGSNSTAISDVVYLCLKNTDGLMAFELSHVINNNQWSAIKAGIDRVYKK